CTAATTGTAAAACTTCTTGGGCATCAGCAATGCCAACTGCACCATTAGCGACATTTGCATTCTTAGATATAACGACAATTCCTTGTACTTGTGAATCTTTTAAGTTGTCGCGGCTAATAGTAACACTTGGCCCGGCGAAAAGACTTTGAGTGAAGACTCCATCAGCAACACAAGGAACTTCTGATTTAATAAATACAAAATCATCAGTTGTATCGCGTATTCCTAAATTAGTAATAAATGCGCTAAAACCTTGGGTGCAGAAGATATAGTTAATGCCATTTTTCTAAATTTAATAATTTTCTTTAATTATCTCATACATCTGTAAAAATATTTATAACATCAGTTATTAGAGACGTATATCTATACACCTCTAATAATTGATTTGTAAAATAAAAATTATAAAATTTTAAGAAAAGCTAAAAACCTATCATAAATCAGTTAGTGTAAGAGTAAATATTGTCCATCCATCACCACTTTCTACCTTAATGTTTCCTTGTAATTGTTCGACTATTTTTTACTATAGCTAAACTTAATCCATAACCACCTTGATTCCACACGTATTGGTTGAGGTCAAGGCGTTCTCCAAAAAGCCAACTGCCAATAACAGCAATCAGTCCAAATCCCAGCCCAGTAATGATGCTAATCCAGGATCTAGTGCTTCAAGGTGCGATCGCTTCAGCAACAGATTTCTAATGCAAGTATCCATTGCTAGTAGCGAAGACAAAACTATATATGCTGAAAGTAAAGTCAATATTTATATAATCCTGATTAACAAAATTTCTTAATAAGCCATAATAAACTCTCTTTTTGACCGCTTGCTTGTTGAGTTGGAATAACAATGTTACTTCACACTAAATTAGTCTATACGTAGATGGATGGTTTCATTGTTTTCCAATACTTAAATACTCAATGTATATTTATAATTTACAAATATATCCGCTATGTCTACCAAAAGGCTCTTGCTTCGCTGCCTTGTAATCTGTCAGGCTTTTCTAAGCTAGTCTTTGTGATTTTACGAAAAACAAAAAATGCAACAAACAAATTTTTGAACTTTTTAAATACTGGATTAAAATTTATTTATTCGTTTTCTACAACACTTTTGCAAAATTTAATTGGTTGTGTCAAACTAAACCAAGGAAAGCCATAATTCACCAACAGTTTAATGTTATGCTTTCCATAAAATAATAAAAGAATTATTCAAAAACATTGCTTTGCTCCTTTCCAATATTTAAATATTCAGTTTTCACTTGGCCGTATTCCAGCTTGACAATCCGATCTGCCAGGTAAAAATATTGGTCATCGTGACTAATAACTAGTACAGTTTTTCCTCTCTTCTTTAGCTCTACCAGAAGTTGAGTATAGAAAATTTCCTTGAATACAGGATCTTGATCTGATGCCCACTCATCAAACATATAAATGGGACGATCTTCTAAATAAGCAGTAACTAGAGCGAGACGTTTGCGCTGTCCTTGAGAAAGGTCCGTGGTAGAAAGTACTCCATTATTGACCTTAACTTTATGGTCTAATTGCAATTCAATAAGGTACTTTCGAGTCTGAATATCCAGATCGCCACTATCCAAACCCAGGAAGCGATCAAAAAGATAAAAATCGGAAAATACTACAGAAAATTGCTGTCTATACCACTCTAAATTATGATTATCAATGAGCTGATCGTCTAGATAAATATTTCCTGTTTCAGGAATGTAAAGCCCACTAATTAACTTAGCGAGGGTAGACTTACCACTACCGTTACCTCCTACAATAAAAACAAGTTCTCCTGGATGAAATTTTAATTTAATAGGCCCAAGGATAAAGTTGCTTTCTTCCCGTTCTTGATAATAAGCATGGGTTATATTTACCAGTTCTAAGCAGTTCCAATATTGATCTGATGCCAGTGAAACATTATCACAAATTTCGTTTGAATAACTTGCTAATGATAGACCCAGAGACTCCACTTTTTTTAAAGCTACTAAGGCTTTAGTTATGCTAGGCATCATACTCATAATATACTCTAGAGGTGATATCAAATAGATAATAGTTAGGGCATAAGCAGATAGAATTGCAGGTGGAATTTTATTGATAGTAGGGATGATGAATAAAAGTAACCCAATAGCAACAAAAAATAGAACTTGCCCCCAACTAGCAGCCGCAGCAAAGATACTCATACCCACAACATTATGACGGCGGAATGATGAAGCAGTGGTATGGAGTTCTTCAGAGAGAAATGCTTGCCGTCGTCGGCGATGTAGTTTGAGTTCTTTTGTGCCTTGAATGACGCTACGGAAATGCTTAAATAATCTATCTTCTTGCTCACGAGCCAATTTTAAAAAAGACATGGCTTTCATCATTGGTAGTGAATAGCTGAATATTCCCAGGAACATAAAGCTAATACCTATGAGGAAAACAATTTTAGATAACCAACTCAGATAAATCAGACAGGCAATCACGATGGCAATATTAATGCACACAAAAGGGACAGTAATAACTGTGTTAGAGATTGTTTGAATATCCTCAGTGAGAACAGCTAAAAGTCCATGAGCACCTATTTGTTCTAAGTGACGTAAGGGCGAGGCAAGAATACTGCGGGTTAAAAGTACCCGCAAATTGAGAATTGCTTTTTGTGAAAGTTGTATCAATAAAACTTGAGAAACGAAATTAGCAATTAACCGCAGTAAACAAAGACCGACAAAACTCCAAATTAGTATAGTTTTTGATGGCTGATTTTGACTCAATGTCGTATTAATTAGGGCAATTAGACCAGCAGCAGTGCCGCCGCTGAAAATACCAGCTAAAATTGCAAAACAGAGCTGAAGAGAAGAAGTACGCAATAGAAGACGGATCAGGTTCATAAGTAATTAACAACCCACAGCATTCGTTCTGACGCGAAGAGTTTTCTTAAAGAGTAATTAAGCAGATATGTACAACTCACAGACTTTCGTTATTTGCCTACCTATTAACTACCTGTGCAGCACCTTTTACCTCCAGTTTTTTCGATGCTCCAACATGCTGATAAAGTTTTTCTTCAAATTTTTCCATACACGCCGACCAATCAAATTTTTGTATGTAGAGGCGAGCCTGTCGAGACATTTCTTCTTTTAGAGCCGGATTTTCTAGAATCGCAATCACCTTCATAGCGAAATCTTTTGGGTTGTTAGGTTCAGCTAGGAAGCCGTTGCGACCAGAGGAAGAGGATATCTGCTCTGAAGTTGAAGGCGCAAGGACCGCAACTACAGGGGTTCCAGAAGCCAGCGCTTCGTTAGTTGTGGTGCAAAAGTTTTCGGTGACGGAGGCATTGACAAATACATCTGCTCGCGCAAACCAGCCCAAAAGTTCTGTACCGTGAGACTCACCCCAAA
The Nostoc punctiforme PCC 73102 genome window above contains:
- a CDS encoding cyclic peptide export ABC transporter, which produces MNLIRLLLRTSSLQLCFAILAGIFSGGTAAGLIALINTTLSQNQPSKTILIWSFVGLCLLRLIANFVSQVLLIQLSQKAILNLRVLLTRSILASPLRHLEQIGAHGLLAVLTEDIQTISNTVITVPFVCINIAIVIACLIYLSWLSKIVFLIGISFMFLGIFSYSLPMMKAMSFLKLAREQEDRLFKHFRSVIQGTKELKLHRRRRQAFLSEELHTTASSFRRHNVVGMSIFAAAASWGQVLFFVAIGLLLFIIPTINKIPPAILSAYALTIIYLISPLEYIMSMMPSITKALVALKKVESLGLSLASYSNEICDNVSLASDQYWNCLELVNITHAYYQEREESNFILGPIKLKFHPGELVFIVGGNGSGKSTLAKLISGLYIPETGNIYLDDQLIDNHNLEWYRQQFSVVFSDFYLFDRFLGLDSGDLDIQTRKYLIELQLDHKVKVNNGVLSTTDLSQGQRKRLALVTAYLEDRPIYMFDEWASDQDPVFKEIFYTQLLVELKKRGKTVLVISHDDQYFYLADRIVKLEYGQVKTEYLNIGKEQSNVFE